Below is a genomic region from Astyanax mexicanus isolate ESR-SI-001 chromosome 25, AstMex3_surface, whole genome shotgun sequence.
tataacacatacgtagaaagggcaacgatatagatggctgtgggttcactatttggcaaacaacaggtaattgttgccctttctatgtatgtgttataactgatgattaatgatttttaaggcatttacaacctaattagtagctaTAAATAAATggtcattgtaaaccatttataaaccctttataaaggtagtcttattttaaagtggtacatttTTCCCTAAAAAAAAGGTGCTGGTGACAAAGACATGTGTGTTGCAGCATTGGGTTCCAATCTTGGTCACATATTCTTATATAAAAGTGATGTTTAGTGAAATAAAAGCTCAGTTCAGTAAAGATTGGGGTTATGGTTTCTAGTTTAGTGGTTTATTATCGTTTGACTCATTGAACTGCACTCTGACAAGCACCTAGAGTACATCACTCTTGCGACCCCACAAAGAATAATGTCAGGACCCTCTTGGGGGTTTGCGATCCCCAAGTTTTAGCATAGTGGTCGCTCTGTTTATCACTCAGAGGCCTTGCGGGAGAATGAGATTAAAAACCGATGCTTTACCTCATCTGAGGCCAGGTAAACACACAGGTGAGCCACTTCCTCTGCAGTGCACAACCTGCCAGTCCTCTGCCTGGCCATGAAGTCCTTAAACGCCTTAGAATAGAGAATAATGGGCGTATAATGAAGCAGAAAGTTGACTTTGCTTACAAGTTACGAGTAAATACTAGCTTATATAATGCGATACATAGAAAGGTCACCACGAACACTATAAACAAAACATTCAGTGATCAAATCAACCTGAACAAACAACAGTACCTGCTCTGGGTCAGGTCTGGCCTGGATTCTGTCCCTCAATGATGGTGTATCTACAGTCCCtacagagaaaatgagaaaaaactgCATCTGTACCTTCCTACCAAGTCCGCagcaatattgtattgtatagttTAGTGACTGAGTAACATGTGGAGTAGTTAAATAAGTGACTAAGGGAGTTTATAGAGTCAAAATGTCAATAAAAATATCTACCAGGGCAGATGCAGTTGCAGCGAATCCCTTGCTCGAGGAAATCTGAAGCCACGGACTTGGTTAGTCCAATCACGGCAGCTTTAGATGTGCTGTAAACACATCTGTTCACAACACCTGCACAAAACAATTAGGGCAGAATGaatcacaaatacacaaatattaagggtgtcatgatttcgatattttatcggaatagatcgaaattatgtcatggtcacgagcctcaaagtcaaaaagaggatcgacgatccctccctctaagctacgcaaatagtgcagcacactgtagctcaaagagcagctctttctccagagaatgtgaacattctcatcttcttaaagaaagcacgccacaaacagagtcgcctgagctGTGCTTTTgctttgcacacctcaggcgactctgtttgtggcgtgcttgcagaaatgacttctttcgcatcactctttcatacagcttctccttgtgtaaagtgcgctgtattgttgagcgatgcacagtgacaccatctgcagcaagatgatgctgcagctctttggaggtggtctgtggattgtccttgactgttctcaccattcttcttctctgcctttctgatatttttcttggcctgccacttctgggcttaacaagaactgtccctgtgctcttccatttccttactatgttcctcacagtggaaactgacaggttaaatctctgagacaactttttgtatccttcccctgaacaactatgttgaacaatctttgtttttagatcatttgagagttgttttgatgagcccatgatgccactcttcagaggagattcaaataggagaacaacttgcaattggccaccttaaataccttttctcatgattggatacacctggctatgaagctcaaagctcaatgaggttaccaaaccaattttgtacttcagtaagtcagtaaaaagtagttaggagtattcaaatcaataaaatgataagcgtgcccatacttttgcaccggtcaaattttggtttaatgcatattgcacattttctgtacaataaacctcatttcaatcctgaaatattactgtgtccatcagttattagatatatcaaactgaaatggctgttgcaaacacccaaatataatATAAGGTTTTTAAttgagtaaaatcaaagaaactcatcatttttaagtgatatcttgtttttttttccagagctgtataactgtggtcatggaagtgattgaaaCCTGAATAcagtgatttggatgggtgagtgaatactatTGGCAATATAGTAAATTAGTATTTCTCTATATAGCCTACCTTTAATGCTAGATGCCACAGATGACATGTTAATGATGTTCCCAGACTTGTTGGCCAGCATCTGTGTGGAAAACGCAAAGGGTACATTATGTaaagaaaaataagataaaaaaattctaaaaaaaagtctATAAGAGCCCTCGATAAAAGGTACTGCACAAAACTGCTAAAAACACTGTACAGAGACTGATGTGTGACAGGACACGTGTTTTGTCAGAAGACGTGTAGATTCCGTGATGGTTCTGGATAGTAAATATAATAACTATATTTGTTTTGTCAACATTGTGACCCCTcgttccattcaccaccactgtaaagacAACACAGTCAGTGTATTTGTCTGCAATGAACCTGTTGACATTAGCGCAATACAAAATATAGATTATGATTAAACGTATTTATAgcataatagtaataaaaatcaaAATACCAACGTTTTATGTGTAATTACAAATACATACATTAACATACGTTAATTTATTAGTGATAAATTAACTTAAGTGATTCCCTATTTTCATGCAACACCTGGTTGTTTCAGTGGAATTGCTTTGTAGTTACTActgtatgtggttgctatggtagttACTATTAAGTGGTGGCTAGGTGATTagatttgctaggtggttgctaaggcatacCAGGTCTATGAGATTGCTAGGTAGTTAATATTTAGCTGCTAAGGGTTTGCTGCTAAAGTGGTGGCTATGGTGTTTTGCAACGTATTTGTTATATTGCAATGTTGCAatggtcttgctaggtggttgctatggtatatcacAGGTAGTTTCTATGGGCTGCTAGGTTTGCTGTTGCTGTTGTGTAAAGTGTTGTGTtcctttggtgtttttttttaggcAGCTGCTACTAAATcaggtatcccaggtggttgataatgatgatgatgatggtgtttaACTTTAAGTAGAGAGCATCAAGTTCACTTTTGTTTGGTTTCAAAGCCAAATTTCAACAGCAGTGTAAACAAGCCACACACCACTTTCTGCTTACACATAAACACAACGTGGGGTACTGTTAGACGTTATAACTGTAGACAAAACAGCGAGGAGCAATCAGAGTGTGCAGACGTGAGGAGGATGCTCGCACGCTCAGTGAGGGTATCAatggtgaaaagaaaaaaaattcagcATAGAAAAGAATAACACTGGATTATTAGCTGCCTGGTCTACTCCAGTAACGAGGGAGGGTCAGCAGGAGCTGGAAGTCTGTCAGTGTTTATGTTTTCCAGTTAGTAAGAGGGATTAGGGGCTGACCTCTCTGTCGGACTCCTAATCCCACTGAGCAGAAAAGAGAACAAAAAGCCCACAGTCCGTCTGAATGAGTCAGAATCGTCCGCTGAGATAAACACAGCGGGACATCTGCTCGGAGCTAATCcaggcaggaggaggaggacaggAGGAGGGTCACCTTGGGCAGGAAGGCCCTGATCATCAGGTACATGCTGCGGACGTTCAGGTTCATGGTGAAGTCCCAGTCCTTCTCTTCGCAGTCCAGGATCGAGCCGTGATGGACGAACCTAGAGACACATAGGTTGGAAATAGGAACAGGATGGTTCAAATTTAATGCACAACTTTCCCTGTTTGGGATCTGatgtttgcttttttatttgcttattttagcactggagctaccaGGCTAATAACTACCATGCATTGCCACAGTGAAGCGTAATTGTACACCGATTGgccaaaccatagactgtgtagagctggacagagcatcgtctctcaaaagtgaatccACCACAGGATctagcgccccctgctgttcggttgcagaaagctataaatctgtgtaaccccacccatccccatagctttcaaaacaggcaaaacagaacaactttcaatcacgttttcttttctctaatatactgtaattctacctccattatttaaatgcagcagctttagtgtaacctctgcttatattgttaaatttttatatccccacagaattcgttttttaaaaagttattcagctctattctaaaaggtgtggttattgtaaaagggctggttatgggcgggaccaataacagaccgtcagctccactccgccccgctctgcagcctgtgacctcgaggcagccctcaggggcggggttatttaaatgagtagccgttctctccacagtctttctccctcctctggtctctactgcgctctacagactcgggtttcaggatcgccaacatggaggaagattttggcttcattttcactgaatgaatgggaacggcgacacggcgtccatctttttttttacagtctctgggccAAACTAATTCTTCTGACCAATCATAGACACGGGGGACTAAGATCCCCACCTTCTGCTCTGTGAACGTTTAACATAACAGAGCATCCATATAGTCAAAATAAATACCATTGACAGTACTATGGGGTCAAATATCGAACTTGTTCACACTGATGGTCACTGTAAGTAAATTTACAGTAAACTGTAAAACACTAAGTTCACTGTAAGTAAACTGTACGTATTTCTTTCTGTCATTTTTCACTTAGAAAAgtgttacactctaaaaaacagaggtatgatatgagtacttttttctactcaaaggtacactcttcataattgtagcctcaaaggtacaatactggtctttacagggtcagatttgttccctctgaagtacaaagtcattcctaacagcaataagtacagatttgtaccatttaacctgcagctaaAAGTATtagtacattctgtattctgtatcactgtactaataaacaatatatattttatttgcacatttttttttatttgaaagccagacaattttgcatcattaagttcttgacacatattaaattcatgataatgtttataatctatataatctatactggcataaAAAAACATGGCGGATCAATATAAgctacagccccagagacaagctttatactcttttaagtacaaatctgtacttacttttcttattgTGTACATAAGGAAATCTCTACATTTTGAATGCTTTCTGGGGAAGGTTAAAATGTAGCACAAAGGAAATGATGTAAGATCTGTAGTCTTAATGCATAGCTGGGTCTGGCCCTACAAACACTGATGTTTCGATCAGCCCAGCAGATATTTTATTCGCTTTTTTGATGTTCATGGATATTTTGGAGCACCTAAAGCAATCTGTGTGATACCCAAATAGTCTGCTATTGTTATTAAATAAACAACACAagttatactttatatatacgtatatatatatatatacactatatgctaGAGCTGTGTATTAGAcataaaatatgtgtaaaatatgattttatcTTACCACTATTGGTGGAAACCACTATGGAAATGATCTTTAACCCAGCAGCTAAAAAGTCACAACCCAAATCTGCTTTAGTTTAGTGGTTTAGTGATTTTGAAATAATTTACCTtacattaatgtttaaaaaagtgctttatgGACTTTTGTACAGTATATGGAGCTTAAGCATACCCTGCCACGTTAAACAGCACATCCACTCGCTCAAACTCCTTAGCCAGCGCCTCCACCTGCTCCTTATTGGTCACATCCAGGACTCTGGTCTTGATTCctgtagaaaataaaacaaaagtacaaaatacaaaagaaaaggaaatgcAGTCAGTGGTGAAAAGCAGTTCTGGACTCAGAAGGCCACAGAAAAGGAGCTCCATCACAGGGAATTAACAGGATTAGTGGGGATGAGAAAAGGGCACACACTGAAAACTAATGTAAGAAGTGGATCACTGGCCTGAAACAGCTTCATGTAATGGGAAAGGCCAGTGCACACAGTGATTACACTATGATTATATACAGTGTACATATAGAGTGTACAACTGGATTAAATTAACTGTAAGATCACACAGGTGGAATCACAGAGATCAGTGTCACAGATAGAAGCTTATCTtaaattttacagtgtaaaattagTAGCTttcaatgtaatttaatgtaaaaaaaaaaaagatcaaaccaGTTCTGGAGAATTACTATTgccaattcttaaaaaataaaataaaatgaaaaaaaaaaaaaaaaactgtcagaacCAAATTGACAAGAACCAGAAATGACCACCAaaaatagctgcaaaaaaaacatctttaaaattgtatttttgtattgggAGCTTAACAGAAAAAGGCACAGTTaaaaacaattttcattttaatttaattctagGTAATAAAGAGAGTAATGATTACAGTTTTCTGTGTATAAAACAggagaaaatgtacaaaaatgtaggATACATGTCATAATAAATATTTACTTAACATCATTAAAATGACTTCATCATatcgtaatatatatatatatctgttattgtaataaataatatgGATATCTGAGCATCATGGATTCTATCAGtgcttaaaaaaacacacttacCAACTGAATCACATAATTTTATTACATAAAGTATAATTAGTGTTGTTTAATCAGATAAAGTGCAGCAcagtttaacaataaaaaaatccctGTATTTATATAACTGTagaactgtagttttttttttttttaagaatctgccactatTAATgcattgtgtctgtgtgtgaacaCATGATCATTAATACTGTGTGTCATGAAAATGTGTATAACTATACAGCCCAGCCCTATACTGAACTATACTGAAGAAGAACCagcctcttctttctttcttatttatattttaagttttattttaaggatgttgcactgATTGGTAGCAGTAGATGGCAGCACTGCTCTATACCTGGAGTGCCGTCCAGCTCTTTCAGCTTCTCTGCATTGATGTCAGTAGCTGTGACCTGAGCTCCTTCCTTAGCAaaagcctgaaaaaaaaacaacaaaacattgttttttaatactttaaaattagTCACAAATCAACAGATACATCAACAGAGTACAGAGAATATGCTGTatgtatttatattcatatttcttTGTGCTTGTGTTTCATATTTACGAGACAAAAGGAACACCTGTAAGGCATTTATGAACACTAAGCTATTCTTCTCATGAAAAGAAGCAATTTTTCTCTTTTCCTATTAAATTGACAACTTAATCTATTTGAGCTTCCAGTGTATATTACAAACTGAGGAGAAAAGCTATTGCGCATTAGCTTTGACGCAACGGCTTCCCATCAGGAAAGCATTATTTCCCTTTCATCTCCCAACAGGTTTCACCATCTTACCATGGAAAGACatagaaaaaaacagtttttcatgcatcttggcatcatgttttacCTAATAAACTCTACCTAATAAATACTATATCCTTCTGAGACccggacttttgcttggtgtgcatattTTATTTAGGACTactaggacctaacaagtatacaAACTAAACTGtgattttgcaaaaaaaacattttagcttCCTACAATAAGTAAATAACTAGTTTTTTTAGTTAAACATAAAAGTTAACCTGAATTTGTACAGTGTTTctatctggactggctgtagaaacttttgagtGGGATTCCTGCAATCtggttttcaatcaattgagtgtaatgttgtcatgtgaccactagatgatacAGTCAGTGTCTCAATATGAGGCCAAAGTCTCAACGTTTCAAGAAATTAAGTATCATGGGGggaagaagcagaaatgtaatgtccacatatgaggacacagggtctcaagagggTAATCActtctttatttaaatataacattaatcTATCTTTTTTGAGGGTTATTAATTGTTTAGGTTGAGCCAAAATAATTTAGGATAAAGGGAAAAACTCTGTAAACTACAGTAGGAAGGTTTtgcatttttctattttctattttccttttctctttttttattctgcCTGAGGGAATGGTAAGCTCTTTctgtcatttttattatttaaccagTCGTAATGGAATCTGAGTGACTACTGTAGACCAGCTCAAGTGGTCCAGTGCAATCAACACCAACGGATTGATAGAGATGGTGATCgatggctagaactgtccatgcgaacagacaagcaattcaaacaagcaaacaaatatCACATCAATCTTCAATGTAGGAGACTCTATATGCATATCCTGCAGGAAAGTGAAGCTTTATTTAGTTTCcgttggacatggcaaaagtaatgggacacaatactagttcctgtcctatgACATGTGGCAcgtcagtgtttttctttaaaagaagaataactactattttttttatcatttttcattAGTACATTAAGCTATTTTCACATGTACATTTTGACCAATATGATATTTTTcatcatcaattttttttttttttttaactatgcaTGTGTCTCTGTTTACGTAAAATATTCATtaggtattaaaaaatatatatattttatatttgttatatatttgttacaaaaaaaagtttgatcatttttttttattgtaatatggAACGTGCACCCATTATAAAGACTCAGAGTCAGAGTCAGAGCTGAACTTTGATCCATTTTGTGAGATAACAGGAAGTTATAGAATAACAGAAACTACAGTGGCTCATTAGTTAGAGACTAATTAACACTTTAACCCACTTGATATAAGCGTGTGAGGATTTTTAAGGGCTTTAACTGCGAAATGTTATCGTCCATAgctttagtggtgtcaatcaattaaacattttttagattatttaatcaTCCATTTTTTCGCAAATCTTTACATAGATTTTTCATTTTATACTGAATGGATTAATAGAAAGCTCTTAAATAACTAGGAATTTCATTTTGATGAGTttaaattttacatatttttgcatgacagcaattgacaattttttaaatctagtttttatctttctttttatctatttttgaTTATACATTAAGGGAGAACTAagggaggtgttttttttttttgaaactaTTACGTTATGATTGCAATTCCCTTCACGTaagcgtgtgagagtgtgagggAACAGAGTGGAACGGGGTTCAATAGAGCGCAGAGTTAGTGTTCTGGGCTGTGCTGTAGTGAACAGTTCCTGTGATGTGTGTGCTGTGCTGGGAATAAAGGAAACGGTTACTATAGCAGCCGCTCTCCCGATTCCTTGGGCAGCTGCAGACAAGACGATCACTTTGCCGTCCAATCTGCCCATGATTCTCACTGGGGGTCTGTAGAGAGAGCACAGAGACAGGGGGACACAATGGGTGGGTGGAGACGTGGCTCATACTAATACCTAACAGTCATTCTTCTACATTGTGATACTACATCAATAATCCAGCATATTTACGTATTAACAACTGGCATTCTATAAACATGCTATAAGAATCATAATCATAAATGTTACTCAATAATTACTACAGATGCAGGATGTTGGTGGCGGATTATTCTCAGTAGTGCAGTACATGCAGCACAGACACTGagatctgatccactcactgtaccaccagctcaacacacactaacaccttatacaccacctccaTACCAtaaagtcactgcagtgctgagagtgCTGTCTTTATTATAACCCAAATTAAATAACAGCTGCTGTGTGGTGGTCTACCATCTAGGGTCCTGAGcaggaacagggtgaaaggagaataataaagaaaCAGATAATACAGTCTgtcattatagaactacaaaatgtggATATATAGCTCTGGggggaaaataagagaccacttaataatgatgttttgatattatcaaattaaaaacctctggaatataatcaagaggaagatggatgatcacaaaccatcaaaccaccaaactgaactgaactgcttgaatcttttttgcaccaggagtaaagcagcataaagttatccaaaagcagtgtgtaagactggtggaggagaacatgatgccaagatgcatgaaaaaaaaactgtgggttATTCCAAATATTTatctctaaactcttaaaactctttatgaatatgaacttgtttttttctttgcattatttgaggtctgaaaactctttattaactctatatttttatttgtaatttgggagaaatgttgtctgtagtttatagaataaaacaacaacgttcatcttactaaaacataaacctataaatagtaaaatcagagaaactgattcagaaactgaagtttttaaAACTGGACTTGAGAGAGGAAATTTTTTGGCATTATAATGCAATAAGAACTACatataacaaaaacatttttatgcGTTTTGTGCAAAGTGATTGGAAGATACAGTGGCAGTGGTTTGCCAGACAGGAAataagtctagtcttggactacacagcattttaaatagagatttacTAGTAAAATGAACTAAATGGTTAATCAATGTCCAGGAAACTGGCCAGAAGTGTGtatattattaaaacatatgCTGTAGGCTATTTAACATTTTGTAACTGTGGTGCAGAGCTGATCTCAGAGCTGTTTAAACCAGTTTGGTGAGTTGGTTGGTGTTTGTTAGTTCTGTATGTACTGAGAGTTCTCAGTGCAGAAACAGCAGAAACCCCTGTGCACCTCTCAGCCTGATACATAACCGATTATAACCTGTTTATAACAGTAATAGTAGATTATTCACACTCACACTGTTACTATTAACACTGTACTTATTAATATTCCTACctgacagcagcagcaacagcagctcaACTCTCCCTCAGATCATGTGACCACACAACGCTAGGTAAACCAGagagctgtcaaaataaaagtcactccAGACTTTCTAAATActtcattactttttttatttatatatacatatatatattatttatattaaatcagATATTTTTCTTCTTAGAATATTCTCTGAGGTTTCTCCAATTATGCATTTTTTTGACAACGTATAcatctaaaatatttaaaatgatgaatacacatttaaaatgagaaattaatacacaaaatagttaaaatgtgaaaaataaggatttttttaatttgagttaagttattttattttagttctttccTATTATAATAACAAACATCCATATCTTTCACATTTAAACAGTTAACTGAAACATTTAgttaattaaatcaaattttaattttatttaaattcattaaaatattttttctttattcatttatttatataatattgtcgcaaaaaaatcttattttaaagtaaaatatttaaaatattaaattagtcACAATATGTATCACACAGACATGTTGATTGTTATCTGTAGAACTGTAGCAAACCTATAAgacatctgtcaaaataaaagtcacttcaATGGCAGACTATCTGAAGACTACATTACATTAATTGCATattaaatcatacatttatcatatattaaactgtatattttcctttttaaacatTCTTTAAGGTGTCTCAAATTAGTGCCATCTGTTTTCAGGTTTCAAATTAACATATATGATTTAAAAGAGCAATTACATTTCTCTCCTCTCAGTAGAACGACAAAATGCAATTTATCTATCTctataagtatttttttctcaacattactcaaatattcactattcactgtatacctgtaactctacctcttcactactttactttaactgatgctctcagacactttattaagagacaagaaattcaagtaattaactcttgatgagttcagcacagctgttaactgaaagcctgaattccaggtcactgaaataaaatatattttggtttattttcctCGTAGTTTGGATgacatatgttttatttattattttaattgctaTGTTTGCAGTGTGTAGTTGGTAAGTAAGTGATGTCTGAAGATGAAGAAAGCACTGTAAAGATAATTTGCGTCGTATGTCGTTGTGAGTTTTCAGCATCAGCTAAGACAAACCCCTTTAGTAAGCTCAAACTGAAAAGGGGATATTAGAgattgagatagagagaggcTGTTTGGGCCACAAATTAgtgttttaatgctttattttcaATATTTAAACTAAAATTGTCAtgaagtttttttaaatattcctgCATACAGCACTATGTGTAAAAAAGCAGTGGTAATAATGGTACTTGCAGGGCAGATATAATTGAAAAGCTAGGTCCAACAACTGCCTGCTGGTTTAAGTTAAATACAGAATCTGTATATATCATTATTTAACAATTCTCATTCTGGAAGGCCAATTAGAGGACTAAAAATACTAGGTTGACATTTACTCTGTTTATAAATGGCCGTGCGTTCTCTAAATGGACATTTTGCGTGGCCTCCTTCTGCTCCAGAGCCAGCATTATGTTCACAGCAGAAAGCACTTGAATTTAATTGCTGGTTTGACGAATATGACTTCCTCTTAGTCATACAGGCCGTGTGAGAGCACGTCACTGCCACAAAA
It encodes:
- the bdh2 gene encoding 3-hydroxybutyrate dehydrogenase type 2; its protein translation is MGRLDGKVIVLSAAAQGIGRAAAIAFAKEGAQVTATDINAEKLKELDGTPGIKTRVLDVTNKEQVEALAKEFERVDVLFNVAGFVHHGSILDCEEKDWDFTMNLNVRSMYLMIRAFLPKMLANKSGNIINMSSVASSIKGVVNRCVYSTSKAAVIGLTKSVASDFLEQGIRCNCICPGTVDTPSLRDRIQARPDPEQAFKDFMARQRTGRLCTAEEVAHLCVYLASDESAFVTGTEQVIDGGWSL